The segment CAGGCAGCTCGGGGAAGGTCAGGATCGGGTAGCCACCCCATTCCTTGCTGGCCACGGTCGACTCTTCGAAACTGACTTGCTCCTTGAGCACCCGGCTGGTGGACTGGATGACATTGCCGTGGATCTGGTGGCGCACGCCCTCGGGGTTGACCATCATCCCGGCGTCATGCCCGATCACCACGCGGGTGACGGCGACTTCACCGGTGCGCCGGTCAACGGCTACGTCGGCCACCCAGGCCGCCCACGCGGCGCCAAAGCCTGGGAATTTGCTGTGGATGTAGCGCGCGTAGGCAAAGCCGCGCCCGCGCAGCACGTCACCTTCGCCCTGGCTTTGCATGGGCTGGGTATGCGGCTGCCAGTCGGCGCGCGCGGCGGTAGCCTTGACCAGGTCGATGGCACGTGGGTCGGACAAGTGCTTGAGGCGGTATTCCACCGGATCGACACCCGCTGCGAACGCCAGCTCATCGATATAGGACTCGTGGGCAAAGCTGTTGGGCATGGCCGATACGCCGCGCATCCACGAAGCGCGCACCAGCGGCGTCATGTCGTTGATGGTCACGCGCATGTGCTCGTAGTCATAGGGTGGAATCGACGTGCGGTCGCCCATTTCGAACAGGGCCGGTACGGGTTCCACCGCCCCGGTGAGCAGCAGGGCCAAGGTAGGCGCGCCGTTGGACGGGTAGCTGGTCTGGAAGTCATAGGCAGCCACGCTGCCATCGGCGTTCAGGCCGCCGTCGATCTCCATCAGTTGGGCTGTGCCCTTGGGTTCCCAGGCGTGTTCCTGCTCGCGGGTCAGCTGTACCCGCACAGGGCGTTGCACGGCGCGCGACAGCAGCACGGCGTCGGCGCAGACGTCGTCGGCGCAGTTGCGGCCATAGCAACCGGCAGCCTCCATGCGGATGATTTCGATGCGCTCCTCGCCGCAGGCCAGCAGCCAGGCCAGATCAGCGCGCAGCAGGTGTGGGTTCTGGGTGCCGGACCACACGCGGATCTGCCCAGGCGTGTAGTCGGCCAGCGCGCACGATGGGCCAATCGAAGCATGCAGCTGATACGGCCATAAATAGGTACGGCTCAGGCGCTGGCTGGCATTGGCAAGGCCGGCATCGACATCGCCTTGGTCCAGCACCGTGCGTTGAACCCTTGGGTTGTTGCGGATCGCCTGGGCTACATCGCTCAGGTCGGGTAGCTTGCCGGTAAAGGGCTTCCAGCTGATTTTCAGGTCCTGAGCAGCCCGGATGGCCTGCTCCTCGCGCTCGGCAACCACGCCGACGAAATCGCGGATCACGACCACCGCCACGACGCCCGGTACGTGGGCAATGGATGATTCATCGACGGCCAGCAGGCTGTTGCCCACGAAGTCGCCGCTGTCGTGGCCAGCATAGGGCGGACGGATCACTCGCCCGTGCAGCATGTCGGGCAGGCGCATGTCGTGAACGTAGGTCAGTTCACCGGTGGCCTTGCCGGGAATGTCCACACGGGCGGTGCTGCGCCCGACCAACGTGTAGTCTTCGATGGGTTTGAGCGGCGCATCCTCGGCAATGTGCAACTGTTGGTTTTCACCCGCTACCAGTTCGGCGTAGCCCAGCGTGGTGCCGTCGTTGGTGATTACCGTGCCTTCTTCGATACGCAGCGACGCGGGCTCGCACCCAAGGCGCAGCGCCGCCCGTTGCAGCAAATGACGGCGTGCAGTCGCCGCAGCCTTGCGCAAGGGCACGGCTGAAATCTGCAGGGTGGCGCTGGCGATGGTCGCGCCTTGATTGGGCGCCCGCTCGGTATCGCCCAGCACCATGTGCACCTGGTCCATGCGCAGGTTCAACTCTTCGGCGACGATCTGCGCCAGCGAGGTGCGGATACCGGTACCCAGGTCGACGTGGCCATTGAAGGCATAGACCCTGCCGTCGTCGCAGACGGCGATGAACAGCGCCAGTTCGCGCTCCCGGGTCACGGGCGTTACACCCTTGGCCACCGGGCCGGAAGGCGGGGTGATCTGATCGACGATCAGCAGCACGCCGGTCTTGGCCAGCAGTTGGTCACGGCTGGGCACCTGTTGCGAGTGGTTCATGCTTTCCTCCGGGTGTCGGCGGCGCGGCGCACGGCGCGCAGGATTTCGACGTGGGTGCCGCAGCGGCACAGGTTGCCGGACAGTTCGTTGCGAATCTGCTCATCGCTGGGCTGGGGGATTCGATCGAGCAGGGCCGTGGCGGTCATGATCATGCCGTTCATGCAGTAGCCGCATTGGGCTGCCTGCTCGTCGATGAACGCCTGCTGCACAGGGTGCGGCGCACGCTTGCAGCCCAGCCCTTCGAGGGTAGTGATCTCGCGGCCG is part of the Pseudomonas parafulva genome and harbors:
- a CDS encoding molybdopterin cofactor-binding domain-containing protein, translating into MNHSQQVPSRDQLLAKTGVLLIVDQITPPSGPVAKGVTPVTRERELALFIAVCDDGRVYAFNGHVDLGTGIRTSLAQIVAEELNLRMDQVHMVLGDTERAPNQGATIASATLQISAVPLRKAAATARRHLLQRAALRLGCEPASLRIEEGTVITNDGTTLGYAELVAGENQQLHIAEDAPLKPIEDYTLVGRSTARVDIPGKATGELTYVHDMRLPDMLHGRVIRPPYAGHDSGDFVGNSLLAVDESSIAHVPGVVAVVVIRDFVGVVAEREEQAIRAAQDLKISWKPFTGKLPDLSDVAQAIRNNPRVQRTVLDQGDVDAGLANASQRLSRTYLWPYQLHASIGPSCALADYTPGQIRVWSGTQNPHLLRADLAWLLACGEERIEIIRMEAAGCYGRNCADDVCADAVLLSRAVQRPVRVQLTREQEHAWEPKGTAQLMEIDGGLNADGSVAAYDFQTSYPSNGAPTLALLLTGAVEPVPALFEMGDRTSIPPYDYEHMRVTINDMTPLVRASWMRGVSAMPNSFAHESYIDELAFAAGVDPVEYRLKHLSDPRAIDLVKATAARADWQPHTQPMQSQGEGDVLRGRGFAYARYIHSKFPGFGAAWAAWVADVAVDRRTGEVAVTRVVIGHDAGMMVNPEGVRHQIHGNVIQSTSRVLKEQVSFEESTVASKEWGGYPILTFPELPAIDVMMLPRQHEAPMGSGESASVPSAAAIANAIFDATGIRFRELPITAERVRAALGGDGQGPGPSTQTQPASKRSKWWFGGLAGVLGAALGMLATALPWRSEIAPVTPPGAGSWSAAMLERGRQVAAAGDCAVCHTVSGGKVNAGGLAMQTPFGTLHTTNITPDPETGIGRWSFAAFERAMREGISRDGRHLYPAFPYTSFRTINDADMQALYAYLMSQPPVRQQAPTNQMRFPFNQRPLMAGWNALFLQRGEYQPDPQRSAQWNRGAYLVDGLGHCTACHSPRNLMGAEKAGSSYLAGGMVDGWEAPALNALGKSTTPWTEEELFNYLSTGFSEKHGVAAGPMGPVVSELATLPKSDVRAIAHYLRSLDGEPQSQAAKAPQPAETHVSLSNGERVFKGACMACHSDGQGPKLFGVSPSMAVNSNVHSELPDNLLRVILHGIPTPATRDLGYMPGFKDSLSDRQIADLAAYLRQRFAGDKPAWPGLAAKVAQVRANPGSH
- a CDS encoding (2Fe-2S)-binding protein, whose amino-acid sequence is MQTTLCVQVNGQSFDVDAPPETPLLLTLRNDLCLNGPKYGCGLGECGACTVIIDGVAARSCIIPLAGAVGREITTLEGLGCKRAPHPVQQAFIDEQAAQCGYCMNGMIMTATALLDRIPQPSDEQIRNELSGNLCRCGTHVEILRAVRRAADTRRKA